A region of the Arachis hypogaea cultivar Tifrunner chromosome 15, arahy.Tifrunner.gnm2.J5K5, whole genome shotgun sequence genome:
attttactttatatatataataatttattgaacaataataaattcttaaataaaatttaaatccacgacatattaattttttatctattatgttagaatatattaaaaaaaataaaataaattatttatacataaattttactttatatatttttgcctctattattattaattttttttgggttcATCCCTGTTCATTGGATGGCTTCAGTTGTTGAGACCCGGGAAGAAAAATGCGTGGTTTACACTTTACACTGCACCATAACAATAGTTCTTAATTAATTCTCATTTCATATTCCCTAATCGAGGATGTTTGTTTTCTTGTGTAACACTTTGTGTTTATAATTAAAGGATCTAGTTAACCTGTGTTCTTAAGTTCACGATAAatttattatcaataaaaaattttaaatgtttttatttaataaatataaaataaatatattaaaaatttaaatttattatatttttaataatttttttaatttgaaaatttaatatgtacctttagaatataaaataaataaaccctTATTATTATTGTCGTTACATACACTTTTAATGTTGTTGTGTCCAGTTGTactagaaaaacaataaaaatagtcAATAATCAGTCAAAAAAAACTTTGcacatcaaaaaattaaaaaccacaCATTCAAAATccattttggttgatgttttattgttttcctaAAAATAGGTTAAAATGAAAAGACATTTCTCTTACTTTTTtagttattgtttttttttctcaaaaaacaATTCATGCAAATTAAATTGGattctggatttttttttctaataaaaaattcaTTGCCTGAACACAGGTCATGTTACCTTAAACAAGCTGGCACAGATACTGCATTATTCGTTCGCTTGACATAATGCATAAATTCCTTAATTTTGAAACATCATAGTAATTAATTACtgaaattatatatcatatattcaTATTACTGAATTAAATTAACTTTAACTTTGTCAATGTCgtccaactaactaattaataagAAACATATTCCTTCTAGAAGCTTTTTTGTATTattcaacaaaagaaaaacacaTGATATATTTGAAGGTCAACTATATGGTTTAGTATCTTAATCTATCTCCACTAGTTGAAATATAATTTACTAGTTTATTATTGCAATTATTGGCCTTAAGTAGTTAAGTTACATAATAAAACTGCAAAAGACAAATTGCAAACCAAATTATGATGACAACATTTTCAAAAGCAGGCTTAATCCTATTGGAAATTTCAATATATTAGGTGAAATacgtaaaatataatatattaaattatttctttTCTCCTGAAGACATGCAAACGCTTTTAAAAGTAACGCGTGTATATATGCactaataatatatgtatatatatttaaaaaaaaaaaaggtaacatGTGGTATCGACaagggaaaaaaaaacaaaattttttttataggtcaagttacaatataataatatcttgGGATCCAACCACCTACACTTGTATAAATTATTAATGCTAAACTAATGATATTATTTTAAACCCAAATACAACTAATGCTTCTTTAGGTCATCATGATAATTATCatggataaattcttgttaattagccCTCTCCCCTCCTAATCACACACACACTAAATTAATCACACAACATAATGGACGATGAAAAAACGACAGTGCGTTTTGGTGTCCTTGGTTGTGCTCACATCTCCATCAAACTTTGCAAGGCCATACTTAGAGCACCAAATGCCACTCTTCAGGCCATAGGCAGCCGTTCTCTAGAGAAGGCAACTGCCTTCGTGGCCGAGAACGGCCTGCCGGAGGCAGTTAGGGTTTATGGTAACTATGAAGGTGTTCTTGATGATGATCACGTGGATGCTGTGTACATTCCTCTCCCAACAGCTCTGCACGTGACATGGGCAGTAAGAGCTGCTGAGAGAGGAAAGCATATACTTTTGGAGAAACCGGTGGCGATGAACACGGCGGAGCTTGACCGAATTCTTGAGGCTTGTGAGGGTAATGGGGTTCAATTCATGGATGGGACCATGTGGGTGCACCACCCTCGTACGGCTAAAATGAAGGAAGCTTTATCTGATGAACAACGTTTTGGTCAACTCAAATGGGTATGTgttaatcaattttatatatgtattgttGTTGATGTTCTTTTTCTTGTGTTTTACAATTTGAGTTACCCTAGATTCACTCATGCATGAAGATACATATATGCCAACATAGAAAGACAAATCCTTATTCCtttgaaataaaaaaaggggGTAGAAATTCAAGATTTAAATGTAGTTAATTCGAAAACACAAATAGGATTTTGTTTTTGAAACACTATTATCCCATTTGAAGAGTAACTTTCATAATATTCGAAAAAATATTATTAGCTTCCCTTAGGTTCTTGATAATAGAAAGAACAATACCTTGGACTAAAAAATAtatcttccttttttcttttctttatcatttcttatttttcatctttagaaatgttcaaataataataatcacaagtGTGTCAACTTTTTGTCCACTTGATTATAAAAATACATTTGATTATGATATATATAAACCTTCTATCTACTTCCTACATTGATAATAAGCCTTTCTtagttttagaatattttaatagtCTTTGTAAACCCCCTCATTCATTAGATGCCTTCTAGTTTAATCaatcttaaaattaaacttatttaaacatgctaaataatttttaatttaataatcaattatgttaaatatacattaaaactaactattaatataaaatacatattaaaaataaattaaaactatacttatttttatatataaatatatagtaattaatttagtgattgatttttatacatagtattttttttaaataatatttgtatttttattaaaggtGACTTACAGTTATGAATGGACGGTATAATAGAGACTAAAATGAACAAGATTTAAATTAAATTGCCTTTTAGATACCAAAGTTATGCCTGTACTTTATtagacaaaattagaattaatattgaTAAAATCGATAAGAATGCTGGctattagttaaattagttcctTAATTTTACACACGTGACAACATTTCCATATATTGTGATTAAACAAATTATAGTTTTGTCTTGGTAGGCATAAATTAAGGTTGGCAACATTCCAAATAGAGCCAGTATTAGTTGTGGGGTACTTTTCAATGGGTCTTGAAAAGTTATCTGCCACTTTTTTATATTAGTAGTCATATACTCTCATATTAGTATAAGATGTGAAGATATTGCaacatattaataatttaattcattTGCTTTTAAAGTAATTGTGAAATGTATCCAAAAAGACAagattgtatttatttttttttttttggttctttgGGACAAGATTGTATTTGTATTCATTCTAAATAAGCTTCTTCCTTTATGTTCTGGGCTTTTTTTATTGGGCTTCTGTTGACAAACATTGCACTCATGTTAGTCAGCTTATTGGGCTCAAATTGAACTGAAATGGGCTTACAAATGTGATTAGATTTTGATGTTATAGACTTCACAACCCTCatgccaagaaaaaaaaaagactttacAACCCTATTATTCTTTAAAGTTGCAATCAGTACTGCCCCtccccaaaagaaaaaaaaaatttgtccaaaaaaaaaaaaaattcatgattGTTGTATTTTACCTATTTCCATGCTCAATTTCCCCACATAGTGCTTAAAAAGTCAGCTACATGTTATATTATTGCTTAAGAATTTTAAATATACTGaaatactaatattttaataattttaacagttaattttaattataaaaaatatataatatattaattaaaattaactattaaaattattataatatcaatatttttagatacatttaaaaaaatttttattatataaattaagttacgttaaatttatttaaattcaacTAGGTAATTACTATCAAGAAGTAGTATTTTTATACTTAATGACAAACTATATTCATAAACCAATGAAAAAGTGACACATAAAATATtgtattaaattagttaaatttaaattaagGTAAGATGTAGTCACTTTATGAAAAATTgataaagttgataattgagagtgcTTAAATAGTTTGatttatttgactaaattttcatctaacagctctcaattatcaacttcacttCACGTGAAATATCTGCACTTagtttttatcttaaattaataCATCAAAATTTACTCGTATATAAAGATGTCTTTgtgtaaaaataataactaagataTGAATACCTATTAACTAACTGGACTCGGTTTCTATGAATTAGATACACAGTTGTCTGACGTACAATCCCGGACCGGAGTTTCTAAAGCATAGTATCCGTGCAAAGCCGGACCTGGACGGCCTCGGCGCCCTCGGCGACACCGGCTGGTACTGTATACGCGCCATATTATGGGCCATGAACTACCAACTTCCAAATTCAGTGCTCGCTTTTCCCGGAGCCATTCTCAACGAACAAGGTGTAATAATCTCATGCGGCTCATCCTTGCATTGGGAAGATGGAAGATCTGCAACGTTCCATTGCTCCTTCTTATCTTACGTAACCTTTGACGTCACTGCTTTGGGAACCAAAGGATGTCTCCGTCTTCACGATTTCACTCTTCCGTTTGAGGAGAATTTCGGTTATGGAACCTTCTGTGAGGCTTCGGAGATGGATTATGGGAAGATTGAAGCGGGAAGGTGGTGCCCTAAGCCTAATGAGCATGTTGTGGAGACTGAGGTTCCTCAAGAGGTTTTGATGGTTAAAAAATTTGCTGAGTTGGTTTATAATATCAAGTTTTGTGGAGAGAAGCCTCTGAAGGAATGGAGTGTTGTGAGTAGAAAGACTCAAATTGTGTTGGATGCAGTGAAAGAATCTATTCAGAGAAATTATCAGCCTgttgaaattaaataattgtgaattattattatattagatcTTGGAGTAGTAGTATATAATGTATTTAATTTGGTTAAGGACTTTGTTGCGTTGCTGTGAAAGGCTGCTTCATTGTTAATGTTGATTTGAGTTTATTATGTTTAATAGTTAATGAACATGGAAATTTGTTTACAACTGGTTTTTACAAGGTGAAATTATTacacgttaattttttttaattaaaagaataaattaccatttgtattaATAAACGATACAGATGTTGACAAATATActcatataagaataaaatgacAATTATAATCATAGAAGATGGCTTCCGTGTACGTTAAGGTATTCTTGGCACATAGAAACTATCTTCCGTAGatacaattgtcgttttattcttatatggataCATTTGTCAACTTTTATATCTTTCATTAATACAGATagtaatttattctaattaaaattaatgcaaTATACCCTTGTGTTTGTGAGCGTCCATCTTGAGTTTTGGAAAGTGTTTTTTCTATCAATTCAACTATGAACTATCACTATAGCAGTTAATTTCAGCCAACAAATATTGAATTGCATTGGTCAAACAAACTTACTCGAACAAAACATAAACCAAAAGAAGAGACGAAAACTACTTCAGATCTTGTTGCAAATGGTCGTTTATTCTCACTTGATGATGCTCCTCTCAACAAATACAATCATAGCAAGCATTCTACTCTTGTGATCCAATTCTTGGTAACACTTATTATCCATTTCTTGAATAAAGTCACGTTTCATAATTgttgtttattaattttataagaacGATGAGTCTATAATTATTTGTTTGGGTCATTCCTTAGAATGAAGTAGATATATATAAGgcaactactcaaatgaagatgctaaaaacatctttttatgaagattcttgtgttaaaagtgtactttgtttgtttagccacactttaaaaaaaataacacttttgcaacacatcaaaatcaaaccatacattTTATCATCTAATGGTAAAAAAGAAGTATCTTCATATGAAGACAATAGTAAAATCTTCATGGTAGTATCCACCTATATATAATACTAATTATATATTGTGCAAGGTTCAATATTTAGCTCATTACATGTAACTACTGTATATTTTGTTTGCTATGGTTGAAAACAGAAACTCGGGCaccaaattttagtaattttggcTAATATTTAAtcgtataaatattaaattatttttaataaataaattttattaatttatatatgtaaattttagtaaatataaatgtaaattgTATTGATTAATGTGTATAAGTTTTGATAAATATaggtataaattatatattttttgtgtacaaatttttataattatagatataatttttccataataatttttaatattttgtgttatttgtgAACGATTTCTCTCGCATGACTttggtatattttttaaaacacaaatTTAAAGTATCTGATAAATTCTTTGCTTTCTACCAAAtgattcaaactcaattcaaTAAGAAAATCCAAGTGCTTTACTCAGATAATGGTGGAGAATTTATAAATCAATCAATGCGCGATTTTTTTATGGAAAATGGTCTGATCCATCAGACTTCCTGTCCAAatacaccccaacaaaatggtgtggctgAGCGGCAAAATCGTAAGTTACTTGAGATGATCCGAGCCATACTTTTTGATGCACAAGCTCCAAAAACTTTTTGGCTTGAAACTATAGCGACCTCTGCCTACTTACTGAATCGCCTGCCTACCCAAGTTCTCCACTACAAAATACCCTTACAAGTCTTGGCTATTCAGACTACAATCCCGTCTATTCTAACCTTACCACCTCGAGTATTTGGATGTTCCGTCTTTGTCCATATCCCCAAAGTCAATAGAACCAAACTTGATCCTTGTGCAGAAAAATGTGTTTTCGTTGGGTATGCTACACACTAAAAGGGGTATAGGTGCTACAATCCAATCACTTGTCGTATTCATGTGACCAtggattgtgattttttagaATCCGAATTTTACTTCAGCCGCCAACATGGCATTCAGGGGAGAACAATAATGAACCACCAAGTTGGTTAAATAACCTTTGTTGCCCAGAAACTGTTCAAACAGAGCAAGTAGATGGAGCCACCGAGCATACTTCACTCAACGTAGAAAATAACTCGGTACATACAACCAGTGAGAGTCCTTttgagaatgtcaaacaagaggTAAGTAATTGTCAATCTGATAATTTACTCCTTGTTTTTAATGAGGCCACTAATAATAACACTATAACATTGGAACATGAAGAGCCAGAGTCCAATACCTTTATTCTTCCTCCAAGAAGAAACAGAGGGATGCCTTTTGATCGGTACTCACCAAAACATGTTTTCCGTAACTCAAGATATCCGATAAGAGTGGATAGAGAAGGAATAACAAATGTTGCAAAGGCTTTTTCCACCAGACTCTTAACAGAAGTTATTCCAAAAACTGTACGAGAAGCCAATGAGAAAGCTGAATGGCAAAAAGCCATGAATACAGAAATGGAAGCTCTAGAGAAGAACAGAATTTGGAAGAAATGTATCTTACCGACAGAAAAAAAGTCAGTTGGGTACAAATGGGTTTTCACCATTAAACACAAGGCAGATGACACTATTAAACGGTACAAGACAAGGTTAATGGCCAAAGGTTATACCCAAATATGAATTTGGTTTTTTATTACAATGATCAGGAAACTGTATGATGCTTTTTCCGTTTGCAATACTTGAATCCCACAGCTATCTGGAGGACAAGGACAATGGAGTTAATTGCTTGTCTCCTTACTTCGTTGCCAATCTCAAAGGGGTTCATTTGCAAGGAGCAGATATAATTAGTGGTCAGAATCTAACTATTGATGGTGGCTTTACTATTAATCCAATGTCGGGTTTGTTTTCAATATCTTAATAAGTTTGAAGACTTTAAACTTGATGTCATATTTCGTGGACTGATTTGTTATTCTTGTTGTGATTGTGTACGGATATGGCAATGTGCAATTGTTTCCATCTAATAGTAAAATAAACAAATGTGTATGTTTGGTAAAGTCCTCAATAAGCTGCaatataatttcataaattaatatTCTGTCTAAATATATGTACCTGAAGTAAAACTATCCTTCAACATTATTCTTAATTGTTAACCTTATTATAAACTTTTAAGCTAAAAGCATAGTTTTCAATCTATAATTTGCAGCTTGTTATGGATTGGGAATTGTTGGATCTATCTGGAAGTTGCAGACGCTCCCATTCATCATGGTTGACACTTTTGAAGCACTGATCCACCATTTCTTCACTAACTAACTCAAGTTTTGAAGGCTCCCACTTAAAataagagaagaaaaaggaaaataaatcaaCATTTAGTTGACAGAtatgaaaagaaatttaaaacAGAATTATTTCTCTCTATACAAAAAAATGGCATATTataggaaacatttcaagtgtATTGGGGAGTACTGCTGCACCAATTGTTTTAActgttgatttcaattaatatatattatatatattttttataattcagatcaacggttaaaataattggAGCACCGGAACTTCCGATGCACTTAAAATATTtcccatattatatatatatatatatccttaattACCTTGGGCTTGTTGTCTTTGTCAAAGAGCTTTGCTCTTGAACCCTGTCCGTATGATTCAATTAATTTGAGTGAATtgtaaaataaaaagggaattattagttaaataattaaaagttaatttcATGATCCTTTTTATTTGGACAAAAAATTGTAGTGGTGTTAAAATATTTACCTCAAAGAGATCATAACTAACGGTTCCTCTAATGACATGGCTGGCAATATTATAATCCCGATAAAGACATTCTTCGATATTTTGTATTCGACTTTTTCTTATCTGAAAGACATCAAATTGTagcattttttttcaataattaataattaaaagagaaaattcTACTCTCCTCCCAtgtgagatgctaaaatgacactcctctcccctctattttataaatatacattcttctcccttctaacttttaaaaaacctcctctttaatccattttaaatttttttgtgttaactaatattaactttatccattttttttaaaaaataaattatttttttaaaaaaatacccattaacaaaagttttattttttatcattaaatttttcttaccaaaataccctttaataaattattcttttattgattaaattatacttttaccaaaatatttttaaaaaattaataattaaattatttttttctaagatacctacccttcaataattttttaattattaaattataattttactaaaatttttgttaataattatttttatatttactattaattttttgatatcaatatatattattttaacattaaataaaaaaattttaccactgttaatatgtataataattaatatatattgatattaataatcttactaacaaattttatttaatgttaaaataatatatataaatatcaaaaaattaatagtaaaatataaacaaattgttaacgaaaattttggtaaaattataatttaataattaaaaaattattgaagggtattttaaaaaaaataatataattattaaatttttttaaaaatataatttaatcaataaaagaat
Encoded here:
- the LOC112751629 gene encoding uncharacterized oxidoreductase At4g09670; translated protein: MDDEKTTVRFGVLGCAHISIKLCKAILRAPNATLQAIGSRSLEKATAFVAENGLPEAVRVYGNYEGVLDDDHVDAVYIPLPTALHVTWAVRAAERGKHILLEKPVAMNTAELDRILEACEGNGVQFMDGTMWVHHPRTAKMKEALSDEQRFGQLKWIHSCLTYNPGPEFLKHSIRAKPDLDGLGALGDTGWYCIRAILWAMNYQLPNSVLAFPGAILNEQGVIISCGSSLHWEDGRSATFHCSFLSYVTFDVTALGTKGCLRLHDFTLPFEENFGYGTFCEASEMDYGKIEAGRWCPKPNEHVVETEVPQEVLMVKKFAELVYNIKFCGEKPLKEWSVVSRKTQIVLDAVKESIQRNYQPVEIK